In Nocardioides sp. W7, the genomic stretch CGAGGGCCACCCGGCGAGCACGATCCTCGGCGGACGTCGGGTCGAGATCGGCAGGTCCGCCTCGCGCCAGATCACGCGCCTGCCGTTCTCCGAGGCCTACCCCGAGTACGCCGGCCGCCGCTCCCACCTGACGGTCGACGTCGGCCTGGTCGCCGTGGAGGATCTCGACGACTGGACGTCCCAGGTGCTCGGGCTGCCGCACGTCGGCGAGCTGGCGGACCTCAGCGAGCGCAACATCGGGACCCGGCTCATCGACGCCCCTGTCACGGCGTACGGCGCCGCCTCCGGCCTGCTGAGGGGCCGGGTCGCGGCCTTGTTCTTCCGGCACCGCAGCCGTGGTGGGTACGACGACGTCACCGACTTCCTGATCGCTCCGGTCCCCGGCACCGCCGGATCCCAACCCGGTGACTCCGGCACGGTGTGGCACCTGGCCGAGACCGACGACACCGGTCTCGAGACGCTTCGACCGCTCGCCGTGCAGTGGGGAGGCCAGCGGTTCGGCTCGTCCGCGGTGGGTGCGGAGGGATTCAACTTCGCCCTCGCCGCCAGCATGACCACGGTCCTGCGCCTGCTCGACGTCGAGCTGGTCGTCGAGCACAACACCAGCGCCCAGCCCTTCTGGGGGAAGACCGGTCACTACTCGATCGCCGCGCTGGCGTGCACGACCCTCGCCCCTGGTCAGCTCGCGACCCTGATGACCGCGAACACGGACCGGATCAGCTTCGACGTCGACCAGCTGGACCCCCGGCACGTCAACGACGCGACCGTGGCCGCGAAGAAGGCAGGCGAGTTCATCCCGCTCGCGGACGTCCCCGACCTGGTCTGGAAGACCACGCCCGACCAGGTCCAGGGGGGACGGGATGTCCGAGCGCGCGTCGGACCCGAGCATCCGGCGCACCACGCGGACGGCGACGTCGCCGACGCGGACGGAGCGACCTTGCGCGGACTCACGCTCGCGGACCCCGCCAACCTGTCCGTCGAGGTGTGGCAGGACTTCTACACCCGCACGGGCCACGCTCAGTCCCGGGAGCGTGGCCTGCTCCCGTTCCGGGTGTGGCAGTTCTTCGACGAGATGACCGAGGCCGCGGCACGAGGAGACACGGCGAGGTTCGTCTGTGCCGCAGGCCTGCTCTCCCACTACGTCGGAGACGCCTGCCAGTCCCTGCACGGATCGCAGCACGCCGACGGGATCCGTGGAGACGAGCTGATCGGCCAGGGTGTCCACTCCGCCTACGAGAGCGCCATGGTCGACCATCACGCCGTCGAACTGCTCGCGGGGATGCACGAGGCGATCGATGGACAGGCTGTCGTCACGCCCCAGCTGGTCGGAACGGGTCACCAGGCCGCCTCGGCCGTCGTCGGACTGATGGAGCGAAGCGCCCGACGGGTGGACCCGCTCGCCTTGGCAACGGCCTACGCGGTGACTCAGCAGGGCCGGACCGCGAAGCACCCCACCAAGAACAAGACCGTCACCACTGCCCTGTGGCAGCAGTTCGGTGAGGGCACGACACTCAACATGGCGGACGGAGTCGTCACTCTGGCCATGCTGTGGGAGTCGGCCTGGGAGGCGGGTTCCAGCGGGGACCCCCTTCCCGCCCACCTGCTCGGCCCGGCCGACCGTGACGAGCTCAGGGCTCTGTATGAGGATCCGAAGTTCGTCGAGTCACTCGACCTGGACCAGGTCGGCGCGGTCCTGTCGCCACCCTGAGCAGCCGACGTGCCCTCGCTCCCGCTGTAGGGCCGTCAGCGTCCAGGTCGACCCGCACCCGGGATCCAGGGCCCGTCAGCCGAGCAGGCCGAGCTGGTAGCCGCGGCGTACGGCGTCGTGCCGGTCGCGGACGCCGAGCTTGCGGTACAGCGAGGAGGCCTGGGTCTTCACGGTGTTGCGGGAGACGAACAGCTCCCGGGCGGCCTGGTCGAGGGAGAGCCCCCGGGCGAGGGCGCTGAGCACCGTGGTCTCCCGGGGGGTGAGGTCGGGGAGGTCGTGCACCTCCGTCTGCGGGGGGCGGACGCGGGCCTCGTCCAGCATCGCCAGGATCTCCGCGAGTCCTGGCACGGCGGCGCGGTGTGCGTCCAGGAGTCGGCGCGGCACCCGGGAGAACGGCAGCGCGAGTCGCTCGCGCTGGGCGATCCGGACGGCATCCGTCAGCAGCTCCCGGGCGGCGACGTGGTCGGGCTCGTCCTGGCACCACGCGGCCAGCACCAGGGCCTCGATCCGGGCCGAGACGAAGGGGTGGCCGGTCGAGAGCGCCGGCTGCAGGAGGAGCTGCGCGTCCTCGGCCCGTCCCGTGGAGAGCGCCAGCCGGGCGCGCGTGACGGCGGCGAACGCCGACCCGGGGTCCAGCTCGGCCAGGACCTGGGTCGCGGGCCCGGTGCGGCCCAGCGAGAGCCAGATCTCGGCCTCGGCGGCGCCGAGCAGTCCGGCGATCCAGTCCCGGCCCGGCTGGGCCCGCTCGCGCGCGCCGGCGAGCCGGGCGCTCACCCGCGAGCGTCCGCCCCAGGCCAGGGCGTGCTGGGACTCGACCCACAGCGTGAACGGCCACAGCTCGTGGTCGACGGGGACCTCCTGGCGCAGCGCCCGCAGCTCGGTGTCGTCGGGGTCGAGGGCCTGGACCCGGTCGGCGGCCTGGGCGATCCGGGCGGCGGCGTCGACGGCGGGGGCCGGGCCGGTGTCGGGTGGGCGGACGGCGCGCCACTGGTCCTGCCAGTGCGAGGCGGCCTCACGGTCGCCCTGGAGTACGGCGCCGAGGGCCAGCCGTCCCGCGGCGTCGGCAGCGACGGCATCGCGGCCGTCGGTGCCGTCGACGGCGGTGCGCAGGTCCGTGGTCGCGGCGGTCGTCTCCCCGGTCAGCAGCCAGACCGTGCCGGTCTGCCAGGCGGCGCGGCGCAGGACGGGGGCGGCCGGTCCCGGCCCGGAGGTGCGCAGCGCCGCAGCCAGGGGCTCGGCTCGCCGGGCGAGTCGCGCCGCCGCGGCCAGGTCGCCGCGGCCGATCTCGCGGCGGACGAGGAGGGCCAGGAGATCCAGGGCCTGGGCGACGCTCTCGGGGGCGCGGGCGGCGTGGTCCTCGTCGGACGTCGACAGCAGGTCCGCCGTCCACGCCCGGAGGGCGGGGGACTCGGGATCGGTCTCGTCGGGAGCGATGAGCTGGCGGCCGATCTCGACCCGGGGCCGGTCGCGTATCTCGCTCGGAGGGATCCGCCGCAGGTCCCGGCGCAGCCCGGCCGGGTCCTCGACGAGGAGCTCCCACCAGTGCTCGTCGACGATGTCGACCGCCAGCGGCCACGCCCGACCCGCCACGGCCTGCCGGAGGGCACGCCCGGGCTCGGCCGCAGCCAGCCAGTGCCGCGCGACCGACGCGTGCAGGACCGCGGGCGGGCCGAGCTCGGCGTCGTCGTAGCAGCCGCGGAAGTAGTCCCGCATCACGGGCGGGAGCCGGACCAGCGGCTCTCCGGAGCTGATCAGCGGATCGAGGATCCCGATGATCTCCAGGGGGATCCGGGCGTCGTCGTCCAGGGGACCGGTGGCGGCGAGGACGGCGCCGTACGTCGGCTCCTCGACCAGCGCGGCCCGCCGGAGGGCGGACCAGGCCGCCGACGGCAGCGTGGGCACCAGGTTGACGGTCAGGAACCAGGCGACGTGCCGCGGGGACCACCGGGTCACGGTGCGGCCGTCGCTGTCGGGGAGGGACTCGAGACCGGTCCGGAGGAGCGCCGCCGACCCCCCGGTCGCAGCGCGGACGTCCTCGGCCTCGGCCTCGTCCAGGACCAGGTCGTGGAGGAGCGCCAGCTGCTGGACCTCCGCGGTCGTGAACAGGAAGTCGGCCGCGCCGACGATCCGTGTCTCGGCCTCCAGGAGAGCCTTGGCCACCGGGTCGAGGCGGCGACGCAGGCACGCGACGAGGTGGACGTCGTGGCAGTCGCGGACCACCTCGACGAGCCCGTCCCCGATGGCCTCGAGGATCGGCTCGGCGTTGTTCATGACGAGCGCGAGTCGCCGGTCGAGTCCCTGGAGGCGCCGGCGCATCAGGCGCAGCGTGGTCGACGGGTCGGGGCTCGGGTCGACCCCGGCGTGCCGGGCCAGAGCGGCCACGACGTCGGCCGGCTCGTCCACCTCCCCGTCCACCCAGATGACGTCATCGCCCTCGGTGACGGCGTGCGTCGCCCACCGGGTCGCCAGGACCGCCTTGCCGGCGCCGGACGGCGCGAGCAGCACGGTGATCGGCGACCAGCGGTCGAGCAGCGCCATCAGCTGCGGGCGCACCAGGAAGTCGGGGTTGACGCGCGGCAGTGGGAAGCGGGGACTCATCGGGAGCCATCATCACCGGCCGGTCAAGACGTCGTCCTGCCCGGTGGGCCGGGCTCGGGCGCGCTACGGCGCACCCTCCGCGTGGGTCTCGAGTGGTCGCTCATCGCCGCGGATGGTCTGGACCACGCGGTGCACGGCGTCATGCCCACCCGGCTCGACCGTCTCCCCGGCAACAGCCGACGACGAGAGGTGAGTGGCCGTGGCACGCATCGAACAGCAGATCGCACGGATGAGTGAGGGGCGGGTGCGGTTCGACCCGCACCGGAGAAGACTGGCGGTCGTCGCCGAGGACGGGGCGGTGCAGGCCCAGGCGACGGTGCGCGAGGTCCAGCTGCGCAACCGGCTGCAGCGCCTGCTGCTCAACGCTCCGAACGCCGGGGCCGGCGAGCCCGAGGAGATCTCCATCCGGCTGCTGCTGACGCAGGTGGAGGGCGTCACGTCGGCTCCCGCGCCCAGCGAGGCGCTCCAGCGACTCGTGAGCTGAACCGCTCAGCCGGTGAAGTGCAGCTCGTCGTTGCCGGGCTCCGGATCCAGGTTGTCCGCGGCGGACACCCGGGCGGTCGCATCGAGTGCGCCCTGCGCGCCGGTGACCACGAGGTCGATGGCGAAGCTCCCGCCGGTCGGCTCCAGGAGGCAGGAGAGCGTGCTCAGGTCGCCGTCCGTCGCCGACGTCGTACAGGTGCCGGGGACGTACGCCGCCTCGCTGTGCACGGTGTAGCTCTCCAGACCGCGGACCACGACGGTCAGGATCGTCGGGTCGGCGCCGCCGGCCACCTGCATCCCCACATGATGGTGCGGGCCGTACCAGACGACCGACCCGCCCGTGAGCCCCAGGTCGAGGTGGGTGAGGACGGGGTCCGGGGTCGGGGACGTCGTGACGGTCGGGCTGGGCTCGGTCGGAGTCGTGCTCGGTGTCGGGGCAGCGGTCGGGGCCGTCGAGGGCGTTCCCGTCGGCGTGTCCTTGCCGCCCCCCGGGGCGGCGCCCGTCGGCGTCTCGGAGGGCTCCGGTGTCGGTGCGGTCGAACCGCTCGGGGCGCTGCTCGGTGTCGCCGACGGCGAGGCGGGTGTCAGGCCGGGTCGGGCGGAGGCCCGGGGGCGTTCGTCGAGCGTGGGTGCCGGGTCCTCGTGGGAGTCGATCCCGGCTGTGCCGGACGGCTCGTCGGGGACCGTCGACGCCCCCGCGCTGGTCGACCCGGCCCCAGTGCCCGCCTCGGACGGGCCGAGGGCGGACACGAGGGCGAAGGAGGCAGTCGTGACCACCACCGTCGCGGCGACGGCGACACCGGTCGCGGTGGCACCGCGGTGGACGCGTGCCCAGTGCCGGAGCGGGCTGCCGCCGGCCAGACCGACGGCCCCGCCGGTCCCGCCGGTCAGGACCGCATAGCTGGCCGCCGTGACTCCGAGCAGGGCCGGGGCGAGCACCGCACCGAGATTCGCGTTGATCGCGGAGAGCTCGAGGTAGCCGGCGGTGCATGCGGGGCAGTCGCCGAGGTGCCGCTGCACCTCCTCGCGACGGCGGGTGCGGAGGTGCCCGCGGACGTAGGGAGCCAGGAGCTCACGGTAGGGACGGCAGTGCTCGTCGGCCGCCCCGAGGTGCGCGTCGAGGTAGGCCCGGCGCAGACCGTCGCGGGCGCGAAACCCGAGGGCGGCGACCGCGTTGGGCTTCAGCCCGAGGCGCCGGCCGATCGTGACGTGGTCCTCGTCCTCCACGGTGCTGTGCCACAGCACCGCCTGCCACCGCTCGGGCAGCGTGGCGAAGGCGGCGGCGAGCAGTGCCGACTCGTGACGGTGGTCGGTGACGTCGGCGTCGGTCGGCCGGTCGAGGCTGCTCTCGTGGTCGTCCACCCACACATGGCGGCTGTCGCGGCGGACGTGGCTGACGTAGGTGTTGCGCACGGCGGTCAGCAGGTAGGGGCGGAACGCCACGGAGGGTCCGCCGCCGGACCGGATCGACTCCAGGACCTTGACGAAGGCCTCGGCCACCACGTCCTCGGCGGTGACCGGGTCGGTGAGGCTCCGTGCGAATCGCAGCGCCGGCTCCCGGTGCCGGCGATAGAGCTCCTCGATCGCCTCCTCGTCCCCGGTCCTGGCGTCGCCGATCAGGTCGACATCGCTGACGCTCTCGCGCTCGATGGAGGACGTCACCGGACCGGCCCGCGTCCCGGCGTAAGGACGGGCGTACGACGGCGTCCCTGATGCGTGACCGAGCTGACGTGGGAATCCCTGAGCGACGAGGATCGAGCTGCGCTCGCGGAGTTGTGGCGCGAGGAGCTGGCGCGAGGCTGGATCCCGCGCGCGGCCGACCTCGCCGCCGGCCTCGAGGTGGTGCGCTGGCGCTCGACCTGAGCCACGTGACCGATCATCAAGAACTCTTCCCCCCGGAGGTCGCCCCGAGAGCCGGGAGTCCCGGTCGGCGGCGCCGAGGACAGCATCGCGGCTCTGCCGGCCCCGCACCGTCGGAATTCTCGGTCCCCGCGCGCTTCGCCGGAGTTTTCACCCGGGAAATCACCCGATAGCGCCCGTGTCGAGCTCGGTCGGCAGATCGCGACGGGCTCGCGCGCTCGTCGTCGCCGTACTGCGGTGGTTCGCGGTGCCGGTCGCCGGCGGGGCTGTGGCTGGGGGCTGGGGGGCGCGGACCGGGCGGGAGAGTTTCATCGGTTAGCCGATAGAACTCCTGCTTGGACGATGAACCTTCGTCGTCCCGGGATGAGGTTCATCGGCTAACCGATGAAACTCCCCGGGGCGGTCCGCGCCCCTCAGCGCGTCGGCCGGCGGCACCGGGCGTCGGGCGCCGGACCGGCCGCAGGGGCACTACCCTGCGGCCGTGAGTCGACGTAGGAGATGGGTCAGCGCCACCGTCCAGGCCGCGTGGGGCTGGCTGGACCGGGCCGGCGAGATCGCGCCCGGCACGCGGGCGGCGGACGGGTTCGGGAGCTTCGGCGCCGGCAGCTGCATCGGCTTCCCGACGGCGACGCTGATGAACGTGGGGTCGATCCACCTCGGCACCCGCACGCTGATCGGTCGCCAGGCCACCCTGTCGGTCGGCTACTCCCCGGACGACGCGGTGCTGCCCGAGCGCGGGCTCGTCATCGGCGACCGCTGCGTGATCGGCGCGCGCACCAGCCTCACCGCCCACGAGTCGATCGTCCTCGGGAACGACGTCTGGTGCGGGCAGGACGTCTTCGTCTCCGACGCGAGCCACGGCTACCAGGAGGTCGCGACCCCGATCGGGCGGCAGTTCGGCACGCACAGCCCGGTCGTCATCGGGGACGGGTGCTGGATCGGGCACGGCGCGATCGTGCTGCCCGGCACCAGGCTCGGCCGCAACGTGGTCGTCGCGGCCGGCTCGGTCGTCCGCGGCGAGGTCGACGACCACGCGGTCGTCGCCGGGGTGCCCGCCCGCGTGGTGCGGCGTCATGAGCCGGGGGTCGGCTGGGTCGCCGCGAGCGGCGACGTACGCCCTGAGCTGCCGTCTGCCTGAGGCCGTGGTCTCGCCGAAGAGGTAGCCGCACCACCACCGGCGCCGATGCGTCTGTTCGGGGCGCTTTGCCGTGGCTACCGTGTGGCACGTGCTGACCCCCATCTCGTATCCCGCCTACCCCGCCCCGTCCCCCCGCGCGCTGGAGCTGTACGACGCGATGGTGGCGTTCATGCGCGAGGAGGTGTTCCCCGCCGAGGCGTCGTACGACGCGTTCCGGCAGGCGGCCGGTCCGGGCGACCACACGGTCCCGCCGGTGGTCGAGGAGCTGAAGGCCAAGGCCCGCGAGCGGGGGCTGTGGAACCTCTTCCTGCCCGCGGAGTCGGGCCTGTCGCAGCTGGAGTACGCGCCGATCGCGGAGCTGTCGGGCTGGAGCATCGAGATCGCGCCGGAGGCGATCAACTGCCAGGCGCCGGACACCGGCAACATGGAGCTGCTGCACATGCTCGGCACGCCGGCGCAGCAGGAGCGGTGGCTGGTGCCGCTGCTGGCCGGGGAGATCCGCTCGGGGTTCGCGATGACCGAGCCGGGGGTCGCGAGCTCGGACGCGACGAACATCGAGACCCGGATGGTGCGCGACGGCGACGAGTACGTCGTCAACGGCCGCAAGTGGTGGACCAGCGGTGCGGCCGACCCGCGCTGCGAGGTGCTGATCGTGATGGGCAAGACCGACCCGGCCGCGGCGACGCACCGCCAGCAGTCGATGCTCGTGGTGCCGGTCGACACCCCCGGCGTCGATGTCCAGCGGTCGCTGCCGGTCTTCGGTCGCCAGGACCAGCACGGTCACAACGTGGTCGTCTTCACCGACGTCCGGGTGCCGGTCACGGCGGTGATCGGTGAGGAGGGCGGCGGGTTCGCGGCCGCCCAGGCCCGGCTCGGGCCGGGCCGGATCCACCACGTGATGCGGGCCCTGGGCGCGGGTGAACGGGCGCTGGCGATGATGGTCAAGCGTGCCCAGACCCGGGAGGCGTTCGGCGGACCGCTGGCCGAGCAGTCCGCGGTGCGCGAGCGGATCGCGGAGTCGCGCATCGAGCTGGAGCAGGCCCGGGCGCTCTGCCACCGGGCGGCGTACACGGTCGACGCGGAGGGCAACAAGGCCGCGCGGCACCTGATCGCGGCCGCCAAGGTCGCCGTACCGCGCGCGGTGCTGTCGGTGATCGACCGGGCGATCCAGCTGCACGGCGGCGCCGGGGTCACCGACGCCACGGTGCTCTCGATGCTCTACGGGTGGCACCGCGCGATGCGGATCTTCGACGGACCCGACGAGGCCCACCTGACCACGCTGGCGCGAGCCGAGCTGAAGCGCGAGCCGCTGTTCGAGCTGCCCGAGCCGATCCTCGGCCAGTTCTCCTAGCGCCGGGCGGGTGGCGGCTTGACGTCGCTGCTGGGCCTGCGTCGGGCCGTAGGTTCATCACGGTATGCAGGTGAGTTCGCACCTCCCATGGTGGGTACGCCGTGGGGACTGCCGATCCGGCTGCATACCGTGATGAAGCCGCGGGCCTCCCACCGACCAGAACCGCCCACGACTCAGGTCAGGAACTGACCGCAACCGCTCGTACCGTGGTCGTCATGGACTACAAGATCGAGCTCATCCCCCTTGCCGTCTCCGACGTCGACCGCTCCGTCGCCTTCTACGGCGACGGGCTCGGCTGGAGTGTCGACCACGACCGCACCGTCTCGCCGGAGCTCCGGTTCGTGCAGGTCACCCCGCCCGGCTCGGCGTGCTCGATCTGCTTCGGCATCGGGCTCGAGATGATGCCGGCGGGCTCGAGCCAGTTCATCCAGGTCGTCGTCGCGGACGCCGATGCGGCCCTCGCCGAGCTCCGCGGTCGAGGGATCGCCTGCGAGGGCGTCGACGAGCAGCCGTGGGGCCGGTTCGTCCACTTCCAGGACCCGGACGGCAACCGGTGGGCGCTCCAGCAGATCGTCATCCCGTCCTGAGCGAGACCGCGCGCCTCAGCGCGGGCGCACGTCGACGCTCAGGCGCACCGTCACGACGTCGCCCAGCGCGATCCCCTCGGCGGCGCGCAGCTTGTCCTTCAGGGGCACGACGTACCCGCCGTCCTTGGGCCACAGCGAGGTGGTGACCGAGGTGTCGCCCACGGTCACGGTGACGGGGATCATCCCCCAGCCGTACGACACCAGGGCGGCCGCCTCGGCGAGCTCGACGCACTCGTCCTCGGGCACCGAGACGAAGTGGTACGGCGCGGGGCCGCGCCACTCCCAGACCACGCCGTCGAACTCCAGGATCACGCTAGTCAGCACCACCGCTGAGCGCGTCCTGCGCACGCTCCACCTCGGCGGCGGCGGCCGCGGCGAGCCGGGCCACCGTTCCCGGGTCGGCGCCGTTGCGGGCGACGGACTCGAGCTCGGTGAACAGGTGCGCGACCCGCAGGGCGCCCAGGGCCGCGCTCGCCGAGCGCATGCTGTGGGCGATGTCGGCCGCGGCGGGTGCGTCGGACGCGGCCACGGCCGAGGCGAGCCGGGTGAGCTGCTGGTCGGAGTCGGTGACCCAGGCACCGATCAGCCGCTGCCGGAAGGCGCCTGCGTCGGGGCCGAGGTGCCCGACGAGCGTCTTGAGGACGGTGGGATCGAGCACGGGCGGGAGCCCGTCGTCGTCCGACGAAGTCGGCTCCTCCGCCGGGGGCGCGGGCCGGACCCTCGCCAGGGCGGCGGCGAGCTCCTCGGCACGGACCGGCTTGGACAGGTGGTCGTCCATGCCGGCGGCGAAGGTGGCCTCGATGTCCTCGACGAGCGCGCCGGCGGTCATGGCGACGATCCGGGGCTGCCGCTCCGGGGGCAGCTCGGCGCGGATCCGACGGGTGGCCTCGTGCCCGTCCATGACCGGCATGTGCACGTCCATCAGCACCAGGTCGTACGGCGCCGCGTGCACGGCTGCCAGCGCCTCCTCGCCGTTGGCGACCACCAGCGGGCGCTGGCCGAGCCGCTCGAGCATCAGCGTCGCGACCTTCTGGTTCACGGTGTTGTCCTCGGCGAGCAGGATCCGCAGCGGGCCCACCGGCTCGGGCACGGCGGTCGGCGCCGGGACCGGCTCGCGGGCGCCGAGCAGGTGCGCGACGGTGTCGCGGAGGGCCGCGGCCTTGACCGGCTTGGTGAGGTGGGCGAGGCCGACCCCGGCCGCCCCGGGCAGCCGCTCGCCGAGCGAGGTCAGCAGGAGCAGGGGCACGTCGGCCCAGCCGGGCAGCTCGCGCAGCCCGCGGGCCAGTCCGAGGCCGTCGAGCTCGGGCATGTGCATGTCGAGCACGCCCAGGTCGAAGACCTCGGGGCCGGCCGCCATGGCCTCGAGCGCCCGGACGGGGTCGGCGTGGTCGACGACCTGCATGCCCCACGCCTCGAGCTGGGCGCGCAGGATGTGGCGGTTGGTGTCGTTGTCGTCGACGACCAGCGCCCGCCGGCCCCGGAGCTCGGCGGGGGCCACCCGAGCCCGGTCCTCCTCGGCGCCGGCGGCCCGGGTCATCGGGACGACCATGGTGAACGTCGAGCCGGCGCCGGCTTCGCTCTCGACGAGGAGCCGGCCGCCCAGCGCCTGGGCGAGCCGCTGGCTGATCGCCAGGCCCAGCCCGGTGCCGCCGTACACGCGGGTGGTGGTGCTGTCGACCTGGGTGAAGGAGCGGAACAGCCGGTGCATCCGGTCCTCGGGGATGCCGATGCCCGTGTCGCGGACGGCGAACGCCAGGGTCGGCCGGTCGGGGTCGGTCCCGTCCTCGACCCGGACCCGCACCAGGACCTCGCCCTCGGCGGTGAACTTCACGGCGTTGCTGAGCAGGTTGACCAGCACCTGGCGGACCCGGGTCACGTCGCTCTCGACCACCGCGGGCACGTCCGGGTCGATCTGGCAGACCAGGTCGATTCCCTTCGCGCCGGCCTGGGCGGCGACCAGGTCCAGCGAGGACTCGACGCACTCGCGCAGCGCGAAGGCGTGCTCCTCGAGGTCGAGCTCGCCGGACTCGATCTTCGAGAAGTCGAGGACGTCGTTGATGATCGTGAGCAGCGCGTCACCCGAGGTCCGGACGGTCTCGGCGTAGTCGCGTTGCTGGTCGTCCAGGTCGGTGGACAGCAGCAGCCCGCTCATCCCGATGACCGCGTTCATCGGGGTGCGGATCTCGTGGGACATGGTGGCCAGGAACGCCGACTTCGCGACGTTGGCGGCCTCGGCCTCCAGGCGCGCCGCCACCAGGTCGCGCTCCCGCTCGGCGAGCGCCCCGGCCATGTCGTCCAAGCCCTCGCCGATCAGGCGCAGCTCGGCCGGGGCGGGCTTGCGGGGGCGCGGCTCGAGGTCGCCGTCGCGGATCCGGCCGATCGTGTCCAGCAGCTCGTCGACGGGCTCCACCACCGCCGCGCGGAGGGTCCGGCGCTGGCGGGTGACGATGTACGCCGCACCGGTCAGCAGCAGCACCTCGAGGAAGAGGGCCAGGACCAGCACCGTGGTCTGCTGGTTCTGCTCGGTCGCCCGCAGCTCGTCCGCGGCGGTCTCGAGCTCGTCGTGGCTGTTGCGGTAGTCGTCGAAGAGGCTCCGGCCCCGCTCGACGAAGTCCGTCTTCGCGGCGCTGCCCGGCTGGGCGGCCAGGCCGTCGCCGAGCGACATCGCCTCGGCCACCCAGTCCGCGCTCCAGGTTTCGATCGAGGCCTGCTGACGGATCAGCAGGGGACCGACTCCGTCGAGGTCGCCGATGAGCTCCTCCGCCTCGGCGAGCTGCGTGGCGGCGTCCTTGCGTCCCTGCATGTACGGCGCGAGGTCGGCCTCGTCGCCGGTCAGGAGGTACGCCCGGACGCCGGTCTCCTGGTCGAGCATGGCGAGGTGGGCGAGCCGGACCGCACGGGCGCCGTCGGTGACCTCCTCGAGGTCGCGGTTCTGGACGAGGGCGAGATACATGAGGATCGCGCCGTTGACCACGGCCACGAGAGCAACGGCGAGCAGGCCCGTGAGCGTGACCCGGCCGACCTGCCGCGCGAGGGACACGGTCGATGGTCTCATGGTCGCGCGAGGCGTACGTCGCCCAGTCTCGCCCAGGTCTGGCTGAGGTCTGCGCCACGCGTGCGATGGGGGTCGGCTACCTCCTGGCCCTCGTGGAGCATCCGTCCCAGACCTGAGTCCCGCGAGTCCCGGACCTTCGACCCTGCCCGGGGACCGGCGGGCCGGCGAGGCTCGTCGCGTGACGAACGAGATGAACCCCGGCAGCTTCAACTTCGGCCCGCTCTGGTGGGCGATCTTCATCGCGATCGCGGCGTTCGCCGTGGTGGGCGTGATGATGCTGTTCCTGTGGCAGGCCAGCAAGGAGTCCGTCCCGCGGACCCGCGTGCATCAGCGCATCGACCGCCCCCTCGGGGCGGGGCGCCAGCAGGTCGGGCGTGAGCTGGGCGCGGCCCAGGACGACCCTCGCGCCGACCTCCTCGATCAGCCTCAGCCCCGTGCCGAGGAGGGGCTTGTGGTTTCGGGAAGCCCGCTGATCGCCCGTCCCACGCCCTGAGCGGCGACCTGGAGTGCGGCGACCAGCCTGGGGCGGTCGTTCTTCAGGGACGGTACGACCATGCCGAGCGCGGCGACCACGTCCGTGCCGCGCCGGATCGGCACCGCGACCGAGCAGGCACCGAGGCTCATCTCCTCGACCGTGGTGGCCCAGCCCTCCCTGGCGGCGCGGGTCAGCTGGCGGCGCAGCGTCCCCGGCTGGGTGACGGTGTACGGCGTGATCCGGGCCAGGTCGCTCCCGAGGATCTGGGTCTGCACGTCGGCCGGTGCGTGCGCGAGCAGGATCTTGCCGACCCCGGTGGCGTGCAGCGGCAGCCGGGAGCCGACCGTGCTCACGACCGGCACGGACGCGTGGCCCGCGAGCCGGTCGAGGTAGAGCACCTCGGCCCCGTCGCGCACCGCGAGGTGGACGGTGGCCAGGGTGGCGCCGTACAGGTCGTGCAGGAACGGCGAGGCGACCTCGACGAGACCCGCGTTGAACGGCGCCAGCAGGCCGATGTCCCACAGCCGCCGGCCCACGACGTACCGACCGTCGACGGCGCGGGCGAGCGCACCCCACGCGACCAGCTCGGCGACCAGCCGGTGCGCGGTCGG encodes the following:
- a CDS encoding acyl-CoA dehydrogenase family protein produces the protein MLTPISYPAYPAPSPRALELYDAMVAFMREEVFPAEASYDAFRQAAGPGDHTVPPVVEELKAKARERGLWNLFLPAESGLSQLEYAPIAELSGWSIEIAPEAINCQAPDTGNMELLHMLGTPAQQERWLVPLLAGEIRSGFAMTEPGVASSDATNIETRMVRDGDEYVVNGRKWWTSGAADPRCEVLIVMGKTDPAAATHRQQSMLVVPVDTPGVDVQRSLPVFGRQDQHGHNVVVFTDVRVPVTAVIGEEGGGFAAAQARLGPGRIHHVMRALGAGERALAMMVKRAQTREAFGGPLAEQSAVRERIAESRIELEQARALCHRAAYTVDAEGNKAARHLIAAAKVAVPRAVLSVIDRAIQLHGGAGVTDATVLSMLYGWHRAMRIFDGPDEAHLTTLARAELKREPLFELPEPILGQFS
- a CDS encoding sigma-70 family RNA polymerase sigma factor, producing MTSSIERESVSDVDLIGDARTGDEEAIEELYRRHREPALRFARSLTDPVTAEDVVAEAFVKVLESIRSGGGPSVAFRPYLLTAVRNTYVSHVRRDSRHVWVDDHESSLDRPTDADVTDHRHESALLAAAFATLPERWQAVLWHSTVEDEDHVTIGRRLGLKPNAVAALGFRARDGLRRAYLDAHLGAADEHCRPYRELLAPYVRGHLRTRRREEVQRHLGDCPACTAGYLELSAINANLGAVLAPALLGVTAASYAVLTGGTGGAVGLAGGSPLRHWARVHRGATATGVAVAATVVVTTASFALVSALGPSEAGTGAGSTSAGASTVPDEPSGTAGIDSHEDPAPTLDERPRASARPGLTPASPSATPSSAPSGSTAPTPEPSETPTGAAPGGGKDTPTGTPSTAPTAAPTPSTTPTEPSPTVTTSPTPDPVLTHLDLGLTGGSVVWYGPHHHVGMQVAGGADPTILTVVVRGLESYTVHSEAAYVPGTCTTSATDGDLSTLSCLLEPTGGSFAIDLVVTGAQGALDATARVSAADNLDPEPGNDELHFTG
- a CDS encoding LuxR C-terminal-related transcriptional regulator; its protein translation is MSPRFPLPRVNPDFLVRPQLMALLDRWSPITVLLAPSGAGKAVLATRWATHAVTEGDDVIWVDGEVDEPADVVAALARHAGVDPSPDPSTTLRLMRRRLQGLDRRLALVMNNAEPILEAIGDGLVEVVRDCHDVHLVACLRRRLDPVAKALLEAETRIVGAADFLFTTAEVQQLALLHDLVLDEAEAEDVRAATGGSAALLRTGLESLPDSDGRTVTRWSPRHVAWFLTVNLVPTLPSAAWSALRRAALVEEPTYGAVLAATGPLDDDARIPLEIIGILDPLISSGEPLVRLPPVMRDYFRGCYDDAELGPPAVLHASVARHWLAAAEPGRALRQAVAGRAWPLAVDIVDEHWWELLVEDPAGLRRDLRRIPPSEIRDRPRVEIGRQLIAPDETDPESPALRAWTADLLSTSDEDHAARAPESVAQALDLLALLVRREIGRGDLAAAARLARRAEPLAAALRTSGPGPAAPVLRRAAWQTGTVWLLTGETTAATTDLRTAVDGTDGRDAVAADAAGRLALGAVLQGDREAASHWQDQWRAVRPPDTGPAPAVDAAARIAQAADRVQALDPDDTELRALRQEVPVDHELWPFTLWVESQHALAWGGRSRVSARLAGARERAQPGRDWIAGLLGAAEAEIWLSLGRTGPATQVLAELDPGSAFAAVTRARLALSTGRAEDAQLLLQPALSTGHPFVSARIEALVLAAWCQDEPDHVAARELLTDAVRIAQRERLALPFSRVPRRLLDAHRAAVPGLAEILAMLDEARVRPPQTEVHDLPDLTPRETTVLSALARGLSLDQAARELFVSRNTVKTQASSLYRKLGVRDRHDAVRRGYQLGLLG
- a CDS encoding acyltransferase, encoding MSRRRRWVSATVQAAWGWLDRAGEIAPGTRAADGFGSFGAGSCIGFPTATLMNVGSIHLGTRTLIGRQATLSVGYSPDDAVLPERGLVIGDRCVIGARTSLTAHESIVLGNDVWCGQDVFVSDASHGYQEVATPIGRQFGTHSPVVIGDGCWIGHGAIVLPGTRLGRNVVVAAGSVVRGEVDDHAVVAGVPARVVRRHEPGVGWVAASGDVRPELPSA